The Paenibacillus sp. FSL R7-0204 genome includes a region encoding these proteins:
- a CDS encoding MerR family transcriptional regulator, with amino-acid sequence MKYSIGEFASILGVTADTLRLYEKHDIVRPMKDHHNNYRYFNDLDARNLLTSRWYRSMQIPLQDVAGLIKDAPCEQVMESIAAAGMQLEEEIRRSTLLLGKIQEIQAELAQVGASLYTCKMKQVPGMYRIQQTNKNHLLHKEELKDTVQAWMELLPFTFYSFRVENKAGECVCGLGELEYSWGLGLLAEDQVKLGVSLNDSVEVLEPAACISAVIVSGHEDYLERGAFGFMLDYVKARNYKISGDISGKILFTERTGNGSKTYLEINIPVESEEASVLL; translated from the coding sequence ATGAAGTATTCGATCGGTGAATTTGCATCCATTCTTGGAGTGACGGCAGATACACTGCGATTATATGAGAAACATGATATTGTCCGGCCGATGAAGGATCATCATAATAACTACAGGTATTTCAACGATTTGGATGCACGCAATCTATTGACGAGCAGATGGTACCGGAGCATGCAGATTCCGCTTCAGGATGTAGCCGGGTTGATTAAGGACGCGCCATGTGAGCAAGTGATGGAGTCGATTGCCGCTGCGGGTATGCAGCTGGAGGAGGAGATCCGGCGCAGCACGCTGCTGCTCGGCAAGATTCAGGAGATTCAGGCGGAGCTGGCGCAGGTGGGCGCATCCCTATATACATGCAAGATGAAGCAGGTGCCGGGCATGTACCGGATTCAGCAGACGAACAAGAATCATTTGCTACACAAGGAGGAGCTCAAAGACACGGTCCAGGCGTGGATGGAGCTGCTGCCGTTCACCTTCTACTCCTTCCGGGTTGAGAATAAGGCAGGCGAATGCGTCTGCGGACTAGGGGAGCTGGAGTATAGCTGGGGACTTGGCCTGCTTGCGGAGGATCAGGTGAAGCTTGGCGTTAGCTTGAACGACAGCGTGGAGGTTCTGGAGCCGGCGGCCTGCATCTCTGCCGTCATTGTCAGCGGCCACGAGGATTACCTGGAGCGGGGAGCGTTCGGGTTCATGCTGGACTATGTGAAGGCACGGAATTATAAGATTAGCGGGGACATCAGCGGTAAAATTCTGTTCACCGAGCGCACGGGTAACGGCAGCAAGACGTATCTGGAGATTAACATTCCGGTAGAATCGGAGGAAGCGTCCGTTCTACTTTGA